The Salinispora tropica CNB-440 genome has a window encoding:
- a CDS encoding glycosyltransferase family 2 protein, with the protein MVAAVVTVATERSTRMTTLPRVSAVVPTRDRPELLRAAVRSNLDQDYPGELEVVVVYDRSEPDPTLTELSRPGRLVRVIHNGRTPGLAGARNTGILAATGELIAFCDDDDEWLPGKLSAQVAALTTTPGAEFVSSGIRVSYDGHTVDRSLSRDRIELADLLRDRMTELHPSTFLIRAAVLHNGFGLVDEEIPGSYAEDYEFLLRAARSAPLVNLRTPLVLVRWHKRSYFAQRWDTISEALQWLLERYPEFGTQPAGEARVAGQIAFARAASGDRQGALRWARRTLRRNPREPRAYLALAVAGRLIRADAVLRTLHKRGRGI; encoded by the coding sequence ATGGTGGCGGCCGTGGTCACGGTCGCCACGGAGCGGAGCACGAGGATGACCACCCTGCCGCGGGTGAGCGCCGTGGTGCCCACCCGGGACCGCCCCGAGTTGCTGCGGGCCGCGGTCCGCAGCAACCTCGACCAGGACTATCCGGGTGAGCTCGAGGTGGTCGTCGTGTACGACCGTTCGGAGCCGGATCCGACGCTGACCGAGTTGTCGCGACCGGGTCGGTTGGTCCGGGTCATTCACAACGGCCGGACGCCCGGCCTTGCGGGTGCCCGCAACACCGGCATACTGGCTGCCACCGGCGAGTTGATCGCCTTCTGCGACGACGACGACGAGTGGTTGCCCGGCAAGCTGTCGGCGCAGGTCGCGGCACTCACCACTACTCCGGGCGCCGAGTTCGTCTCGAGTGGCATCCGGGTGAGCTACGACGGACACACCGTCGACCGGTCGCTGTCTCGTGACCGGATCGAGCTCGCGGACCTGTTGCGGGACCGGATGACCGAGCTGCACCCGTCGACGTTCCTCATCCGCGCCGCCGTGCTCCACAACGGCTTCGGACTGGTTGACGAGGAGATTCCGGGCAGCTACGCGGAGGACTACGAGTTCCTGCTGCGGGCGGCCCGTAGCGCACCACTGGTCAATCTGCGCACCCCGTTGGTGCTGGTGCGTTGGCACAAACGGTCGTATTTCGCGCAGCGCTGGGACACCATCTCGGAGGCGTTGCAATGGCTGCTGGAACGCTACCCGGAGTTCGGCACTCAGCCCGCCGGGGAGGCACGGGTGGCGGGGCAGATCGCCTTCGCGCGCGCCGCGTCCGGTGACCGCCAGGGCGCCCTGCGCTGGGCCCGCCGCACCCTCCGGCGCAACCCGCGCGAGCCACGGGCGTACCTGGCGCTCGCGGTGGCCGGGCGCCTGATCCGGGCGGACGCGGTGCTGCGCACGCTGCACAAGCGTGGCCGGGGAATTTAG
- a CDS encoding sulfotransferase domain-containing protein, with the protein MSAMRDRVKQLVPTQVTEQVRESLVGYGVQTSDRRPLPDFLVIGTKRGGTTSLWNYLIQHPLVPRLFPAWNTKSTHYFEEHWRRGEAWYRSHFPTRRQRAALQRRHGGPVRAGEAAPLYMFHPLAAERVAALMPSVKLVVLLRDPVQRAYSHWKERRTHGVEPLDFAAALAAEQERTAGERARLVAEPEYVSEAYDWYTYRARGRYLEHLEPWLDRFDRTQFLFLLSEDLYRDARSTYRRTLSFLGLPAYDLASFRVYNDRRGAPLDPALQAELTAYYRPYNDALRRRLGVDLDWPDGAS; encoded by the coding sequence GTGTCGGCGATGCGTGACCGGGTGAAGCAGCTCGTGCCGACCCAGGTGACCGAACAGGTGCGGGAATCCCTCGTCGGCTACGGCGTGCAGACCAGCGACCGGCGGCCGTTGCCCGACTTCCTCGTCATCGGCACCAAACGGGGCGGTACCACGTCACTGTGGAACTATCTGATCCAACATCCGCTGGTGCCACGGCTCTTTCCGGCCTGGAACACGAAGTCCACGCACTACTTCGAGGAGCACTGGCGGCGTGGTGAGGCGTGGTACCGGTCGCACTTCCCGACCCGCCGTCAGCGAGCGGCGCTACAGCGGCGGCACGGCGGTCCGGTCCGGGCCGGTGAGGCAGCCCCGTTGTACATGTTCCACCCGCTCGCCGCCGAGCGGGTCGCCGCACTGATGCCGTCGGTCAAGCTGGTCGTGCTGCTGCGTGATCCGGTGCAGCGGGCCTATTCGCACTGGAAGGAGCGGCGTACCCACGGCGTCGAGCCGCTGGACTTCGCCGCCGCCCTCGCCGCCGAGCAGGAGCGCACGGCGGGGGAGCGGGCGCGGCTGGTCGCCGAGCCGGAGTACGTCAGCGAGGCGTACGACTGGTACACCTACCGGGCCCGGGGCCGCTACCTCGAGCACCTGGAGCCGTGGCTGGACCGGTTCGACCGCACGCAGTTCCTCTTCCTGCTCAGCGAGGACCTGTACCGAGACGCCCGGTCGACGTACCGTCGGACCCTGTCGTTCCTCGGGCTGCCGGCGTACGACCTGGCGAGCTTCCGGGTCTACAACGACCGCCGCGGAGCGCCGCTGGACCCGGCGCTTCAGGCAGAGCTGACGGCCTACTACCGCCCCTACAACGACGCGCTGCGGCGGCGGCTCGGAGTGGACCTCGACTGGCCGGACGGCGCCTCATGA
- a CDS encoding glycosyltransferase, giving the protein MARVLVAVGTDKHPFDRLIDWLRDWQSTAPDRVVLTIQHGHTRVADGRGAVAFLGHDELQAAMSAADLVVCHGGPATILEARRRGTVPIVVPRDPTHGEHVDDHQLRFARRLGAAGLVVVCETRATFVAALTAGLAEPSRFVVRADPEAARAREAAVARVGEIVENLVVAADGRRAWWRPWSRSPRSGARG; this is encoded by the coding sequence CTGGCGCGGGTTTTGGTTGCGGTCGGCACCGACAAGCACCCGTTTGACCGGCTGATTGACTGGCTGCGGGATTGGCAGTCGACAGCCCCCGATCGCGTGGTTCTGACCATCCAACATGGTCATACCAGAGTGGCCGATGGTCGCGGCGCAGTGGCCTTCCTGGGGCACGACGAGCTCCAGGCGGCGATGTCCGCGGCCGACCTTGTGGTCTGTCACGGTGGCCCGGCCACCATTCTGGAGGCCCGTCGGCGCGGCACGGTACCGATCGTGGTTCCCCGGGATCCGACTCACGGCGAACACGTTGACGACCACCAACTGCGGTTCGCGCGTCGGCTCGGTGCGGCGGGCCTGGTGGTGGTGTGCGAGACCCGAGCGACGTTCGTGGCGGCGCTCACCGCCGGTCTGGCCGAGCCGTCCCGGTTCGTCGTCCGGGCTGACCCTGAGGCGGCCCGGGCCCGGGAGGCCGCCGTGGCCCGGGTCGGGGAGATTGTGGAGAACCTGGTGGTCGCGGCGGACGGCCGACGGGCATGGTGGCGGCCGTGGTCACGGTCGCCACGGAGCGGAGCACGAGGATGA
- a CDS encoding lipopolysaccharide biosynthesis protein: MTAATAPAASSGRAAGQPDEAERRDSVRSGVAGLIGAATSGLFGFLLAVVITRGYGPAGSGVFFAAIGVITVATAVCTLGAETGLLWALPRRRSAAGRGDAARVLPVALLPPFLVAAMVALAGLLAADSLAPRVFGPAAGPELLAVSFAAVPVVVLLTLLLAALRCVRPIRAYVSVQFFLLPVARPALVGVAVLVGGGLVAGVSAWLVPAALALLVCLALVAGPLRIGRGAGLRPGRRDWSTFWRFALPRAVSAAIDAGNLWIGVLLTSALAGAEEAGVFGAVGRYVLAGQLAVQGLRVTVSPRLSRLLGAGRTALAAAVHRQLTTWGLVLSWPVYLLLAVFGVGFLELFGPGFTAGTTAMTVLALAMLAQTGVGNVQSLLLMGGRSGLHLTATLGGLLVTVSLGLVLIPGHGATGAAMAWAAGILTENLTAVTCAWLVVRHPLVDGAMVRAAVITVAVVGGAAAVGVLVGGRGMPGLLAAVAVLAVGAAGALPRIRPGIQASLRQIRGRESATAGLPDQKDR; the protein is encoded by the coding sequence GTGACCGCCGCCACGGCTCCGGCGGCGTCGTCCGGCCGCGCCGCCGGGCAGCCGGACGAGGCAGAGCGCCGAGACAGTGTGCGCAGCGGTGTCGCTGGGCTGATCGGCGCCGCCACCAGCGGTCTCTTCGGCTTTCTCCTTGCGGTGGTGATAACCCGCGGCTACGGCCCGGCGGGCTCCGGTGTCTTCTTCGCCGCGATCGGGGTGATCACGGTAGCTACCGCGGTGTGCACGCTGGGTGCCGAGACCGGTCTGCTGTGGGCGCTGCCGCGCCGCCGCTCGGCCGCGGGGCGGGGGGATGCCGCCCGGGTACTGCCGGTGGCCCTCCTCCCGCCGTTCCTGGTTGCCGCCATGGTCGCGCTGGCCGGGTTGCTCGCTGCCGACTCACTGGCGCCCCGGGTGTTCGGCCCTGCCGCGGGGCCGGAGCTGCTGGCGGTGAGCTTCGCCGCCGTCCCGGTGGTTGTCCTCCTGACGCTGCTGCTCGCCGCCCTGCGATGCGTCCGGCCGATTCGGGCGTACGTGTCGGTGCAGTTCTTTCTCCTGCCGGTGGCCCGGCCGGCACTGGTCGGCGTCGCTGTCCTGGTCGGCGGTGGCCTGGTTGCCGGGGTGTCCGCCTGGCTGGTTCCGGCCGCACTGGCCCTGCTGGTCTGCCTGGCCCTGGTGGCGGGGCCGTTGCGCATCGGGCGTGGCGCCGGGTTACGTCCCGGACGGCGGGACTGGTCGACCTTCTGGCGGTTCGCGCTGCCCCGGGCCGTCTCGGCCGCCATCGACGCCGGCAACCTGTGGATTGGGGTGCTGTTGACCTCGGCGCTCGCCGGGGCGGAGGAGGCCGGTGTGTTCGGTGCCGTCGGCCGGTACGTCCTCGCCGGCCAGCTCGCCGTGCAGGGGCTGCGGGTGACGGTGTCTCCCCGGTTGTCCCGGCTGCTCGGCGCGGGCCGGACGGCTCTCGCGGCGGCCGTGCACCGGCAGTTGACCACCTGGGGACTGGTGCTTTCCTGGCCGGTCTACCTGCTGCTCGCCGTCTTCGGGGTGGGATTCCTGGAACTGTTCGGGCCCGGCTTCACCGCCGGGACCACCGCGATGACCGTCCTCGCTCTGGCCATGCTGGCGCAGACCGGGGTGGGTAACGTGCAGAGCCTGCTGCTGATGGGGGGCCGCAGCGGCCTGCACCTGACTGCCACCCTGGGCGGGCTGCTGGTGACCGTCTCGCTCGGCCTGGTGTTGATCCCCGGGCACGGCGCCACCGGCGCGGCGATGGCCTGGGCCGCCGGCATCCTCACCGAGAACCTCACCGCCGTGACGTGCGCATGGCTCGTGGTGCGGCACCCGTTGGTGGACGGTGCGATGGTGCGGGCGGCGGTGATCACCGTCGCCGTGGTGGGCGGCGCCGCCGCGGTGGGCGTGCTGGTCGGCGGGCGGGGCATGCCGGGCCTCCTGGCGGCGGTGGCGGTGCTGGCCGTCGGTGCTGCCGGGGCACTGCCCCGAATACGGCCCGGTATCCAGGCGAGTCTGAGGCAGATCCGTGGGCGGGAGTCGGCCACCGCCGGCCTACCCGATCAGAAGGACAGGTGA
- a CDS encoding O-antigen ligase family protein — translation MGGTPATSESAGDGATEVLPSPGPSPPPPRLPIWPLALMFGLVPIWWLAGAFYLGWPLLGAVLLALLLVRGRVPLPPGAGIWLLFLAVVLVSATQLGSPNSVLTFGLRLGFYATALVVGVYVYVVTRERAGNGGVLLPLCAYWLGLVALGWLSVLAPRLGMTTPVEALLPGAIADEPFVHDMVHLSTAEYSARSLNPIYRPAAPYAYTNNYGSVYAMLLPCVVAVIMLRRRGVLRWLLLGSLPLSLAPAFLTLNRAMFLSLGVGLLVLGVRAGRRGNTRVAISIVGVVLVALLATVFIPVTQLIEDRVGSSGTNTDRLALYRAVLGRVGESPWLGYGAPVNVDTVSAQAPIGTQGQLWMVLFSHGIPALLCFLAWFVVAALCCARAASPAGQWLAIVPVVCLVQIPFYGMANQNLAIAFYVIAFAMARTERELARGHVSRLPAALRGAVE, via the coding sequence CTGGGCGGGACTCCGGCGACGAGCGAGTCGGCCGGGGACGGGGCCACCGAGGTCCTTCCGTCGCCCGGCCCGTCGCCACCGCCACCGCGGCTACCGATCTGGCCGCTGGCGCTGATGTTCGGCCTGGTGCCGATCTGGTGGCTGGCCGGCGCGTTCTACCTGGGCTGGCCGCTGTTGGGCGCCGTGCTGCTGGCCCTGCTGCTGGTCCGGGGTCGGGTTCCGTTGCCGCCGGGTGCCGGGATCTGGCTGCTCTTCCTCGCCGTCGTCCTGGTCAGCGCTACCCAGCTGGGGTCGCCCAACTCGGTGTTGACCTTTGGGCTGCGGTTGGGCTTCTACGCCACGGCGCTGGTGGTCGGCGTCTACGTCTACGTGGTGACCCGGGAACGGGCCGGGAACGGCGGCGTGCTCCTGCCCCTCTGTGCGTACTGGCTCGGGTTGGTGGCGTTGGGCTGGCTGAGCGTGCTCGCACCCCGGCTCGGCATGACCACCCCGGTGGAGGCGCTGCTGCCCGGCGCGATCGCCGACGAACCATTCGTCCACGACATGGTCCACCTGTCCACCGCCGAGTACAGTGCCCGGTCCCTGAATCCGATCTACCGTCCCGCGGCGCCGTACGCGTACACCAACAACTACGGCAGCGTGTACGCGATGTTGTTGCCCTGCGTGGTCGCAGTGATCATGCTACGGCGGCGCGGGGTGCTGCGCTGGCTGCTGCTCGGGTCGTTGCCGCTGTCCCTGGCGCCGGCTTTCCTCACGTTGAACCGAGCGATGTTCCTCAGCCTCGGCGTCGGCCTGTTGGTGCTCGGTGTCCGGGCCGGCCGGCGCGGCAACACCCGGGTCGCCATCTCGATCGTCGGTGTGGTGCTGGTGGCTCTCCTCGCCACCGTGTTCATCCCGGTCACCCAGTTGATCGAGGACCGGGTCGGGAGCAGTGGTACCAACACCGACCGGCTCGCCCTCTACCGTGCGGTGCTCGGGCGGGTCGGTGAGTCGCCGTGGCTCGGTTACGGCGCACCGGTGAACGTCGACACCGTCTCGGCCCAGGCGCCGATCGGCACCCAGGGGCAGCTGTGGATGGTGCTGTTCAGCCACGGGATCCCCGCTCTGCTGTGCTTTCTGGCCTGGTTCGTCGTGGCCGCCCTCTGCTGTGCCCGGGCAGCTTCGCCGGCGGGGCAGTGGCTGGCGATCGTCCCGGTGGTGTGCCTGGTGCAGATCCCCTTCTACGGCATGGCCAACCAGAACCTCGCCATCGCCTTCTACGTGATCGCCTTCGCCATGGCGCGCACCGAGCGCGAACTGGCACGAGGGCATGTCTCACGGCTGCCGGCGGCTCTCCGCGGGGCGGTCGAGTGA
- a CDS encoding class I SAM-dependent methyltransferase, which yields MALHSLRFRLVDSPSSFGAKRRARRAAWLSDTFPDLAEMNVLDLGGRVESWAKVPVRPAHVHVVNLEPLPTELPDWAEADHADACELPKRILGRRYDLVFSNSVLEHVGGYERRRRMAEAIRELAPEYWVQTPYRYFPIEPHWVAPAMQFLPVSARVVVARKWPLAYTPGKSYEAAMRQVLTTELIGRAELRYLFPDAGIRNERLLGLTKSLIAIRKSSSV from the coding sequence ATGGCACTTCACTCGTTGAGATTTCGCCTGGTGGACTCGCCTTCCTCATTCGGTGCCAAACGGAGGGCGCGACGGGCGGCCTGGCTGTCCGACACCTTTCCCGACCTCGCTGAGATGAACGTGCTTGACCTCGGTGGACGGGTGGAAAGCTGGGCAAAGGTGCCGGTCCGTCCGGCGCACGTCCACGTGGTGAATCTGGAGCCGTTGCCGACGGAATTACCGGACTGGGCCGAAGCTGATCATGCCGATGCCTGCGAACTGCCGAAGCGCATTCTCGGCCGTCGGTACGATCTTGTCTTCAGCAACAGCGTGTTGGAGCATGTGGGCGGATACGAACGTCGTCGCCGGATGGCGGAGGCGATCCGGGAGCTGGCCCCTGAGTACTGGGTGCAGACACCGTACCGATACTTTCCGATAGAACCGCACTGGGTGGCTCCCGCCATGCAGTTCCTGCCGGTGTCGGCACGGGTGGTGGTGGCACGGAAGTGGCCCCTGGCGTACACGCCGGGCAAGTCGTACGAGGCGGCGATGCGGCAGGTCCTGACGACCGAATTGATTGGTCGGGCCGAGCTGCGCTACCTCTTTCCGGACGCGGGCATCCGGAACGAGCGCCTGCTGGGCCTCACCAAATCGTTGATTGCGATTCGAAAATCGTCGTCAGTGTGA
- a CDS encoding acyltransferase, producing the protein MSGIRRGLGVRALFALKRGWYRLRYPGLSLGRDVEIRGRVRLRRGVRVHIGDRTRINKLVRFAGPGEVRVGADCLLSATWVGVWTSVRVGDRCLLSNCELRDSDFHNLRPEVRHDPPTPRTRAPIVIEDNVWIGAHALVMKGVRIGRDSVVGAATVVRADVPPRVVVIGNPQQTVKKFNE; encoded by the coding sequence TTGAGCGGCATTCGCCGTGGTCTTGGGGTGAGAGCCCTGTTCGCGCTGAAGCGTGGCTGGTACCGGCTGCGCTACCCGGGACTGAGCCTCGGCCGGGACGTGGAGATCCGTGGGCGGGTCCGGTTGCGCCGTGGCGTGCGGGTGCACATCGGTGACCGGACCCGGATCAACAAGCTGGTGCGGTTCGCCGGTCCGGGCGAGGTCCGAGTCGGTGCCGACTGTCTGTTGAGCGCGACCTGGGTCGGTGTTTGGACCTCGGTCAGGGTCGGTGACCGTTGTCTGCTGTCGAATTGTGAGCTGCGGGACAGCGACTTCCATAACCTGCGGCCCGAGGTGCGACACGACCCGCCCACCCCACGCACTCGAGCCCCGATCGTCATTGAGGACAACGTCTGGATCGGCGCACATGCGCTCGTGATGAAGGGTGTTCGGATCGGCCGGGACAGTGTCGTGGGCGCCGCCACGGTCGTCCGGGCGGATGTCCCGCCCCGGGTGGTGGTCATTGGAAATCCGCAACAGACGGTGAAGAAATTCAATGAATAG
- a CDS encoding polysaccharide biosynthesis protein — METYPKGRGDSPVLLLVGSSGGHLAQLLALRSWYERWHRCWVTFDTPDARSLLAGEQVVSAHHPTTRNVPNLVRNAALAVRVLRRRRVAVVVTTGAGVAVPFVVFAWLRRIPTVYVEVYDRIDTPTLTARLCRPFLSAMLVQWEEQRRHYPEATVVGPLL, encoded by the coding sequence GTGGAGACGTACCCCAAGGGTCGCGGCGACTCTCCGGTCCTGCTGCTCGTCGGGTCGAGCGGTGGGCACCTGGCTCAGCTGCTGGCACTGCGTTCCTGGTACGAGCGCTGGCACCGTTGCTGGGTAACCTTCGACACCCCGGACGCGCGCTCTCTGCTCGCGGGGGAACAGGTTGTCTCGGCCCACCACCCGACCACCCGCAACGTACCCAACCTGGTGCGCAACGCGGCGCTGGCGGTACGGGTATTGCGGCGGCGTCGGGTCGCCGTGGTGGTGACGACCGGAGCCGGGGTGGCGGTGCCGTTCGTGGTGTTCGCCTGGCTGCGGCGAATTCCCACTGTCTATGTCGAGGTGTACGACCGGATCGACACCCCGACCCTGACCGCGCGCCTGTGCCGCCCGTTTCTGTCCGCGATGCTCGTGCAGTGGGAGGAGCAACGCCGGCACTACCCGGAGGCGACGGTCGTGGGGCCGCTGCTGTGA